The Dromaius novaehollandiae isolate bDroNov1 chromosome 19, bDroNov1.hap1, whole genome shotgun sequence genome contains the following window.
cctagAGAAGgctaaaggatttttaaaaatgtaaccaaaaaacccaccagcaCCAGCCTATACTGCAACTGCAGGGCATTTACAGTTTGAACCACGGCATTGTATTGATGTGTATATTTACTCTAGATTTTAGcacttcattttgtttcttaaaaagtcCCTGTGGTCTTTGTAATCCTGAAAAcaggaacagggaagaaaaaggggggggggcaggaaagTAGAGGTCTATATTCTGCTCAGGTAAGCCACGGCAGATCAGTCCTTCTGGTTTGGAACCTGATGTAGTTCAAGGTGGAATTTAATGGATAAGAGCAGGTCTCTACACAAGCCGATAATTATGAGAAATGTAATGCTTCCAGGAGATATAAGAGCTTTATTTAACTAATGAAAGCTTTCCAACTACGTCATGTTGCCGTCATGCTTTCAAGCATAAATTTGCCCTGGCACATAAAGGCGTAGAGGCAATGAACTATATGTTTTTCTGGTGAACCCCTTTCTACATTTATGATTAATATTTATAATTTCACTGTCTCAGCCTGTCTTGTTTACTTAGCTGTACTTGTTCAACATGTGGGCTTTTACCACGTTCAGCATGGAGCACGACGAGGCCCTTATCTCCTCTATAGGGACTGCTACCAAGTGTATAGAGATGCACCTTTGTAATGGTACACTGAACATGCGTACTTCAAACATCTTTTGTGGTTTCCTTCTCTACTAGAGACAAAATGAATGGCTTGTTGGGTTTAAATTACAGTTTTTTGAAAGGAATTATTTCAAATGCTTTGGAAATTTTCTATGGTTATACTCTGCAAAACTATGAAATAAAATGATGTCTCTCCTGAATGATAGTTTagcaaaagaaacaggaattatTAGTCCTCTAGATGGTGCTACTATTTCAAATAAAGCAGCTGGATCCTAGAAGACTTTGTTGAAACATATTGCTATAATACCCTAGGAGGAAGAAGCACTGTGAAAAATCCTGACCCCTGTAAATGAACTGGCTTCAGACAGTATTTCATCTAATAGTGTGAGCAGTTGAGGGCACTGTCTATGTAAATATATTAATTGCTTCTCTTTAAGGACAGTGAATGTTTCAGTACCTTACTAAATGCAGAAAAATTATAGGATGTATTGATGAAAATCACTTTCACAAGCtttctatttctttgctttccaatTTTCCCAATAATTTGCTGCTGACCCCTCCAGCATACCACCACTGTTCAGCTACAGTGACTCATATAAATGTTCTCTGACCACAGCCTTTTGACACGTCACAGGCCAAGCACGATGGCTCTCTCTGGCAAAGGGCTGTGCATTCTGGCCCGATTTTGCAGAAGAGCTTTAACACATCTGTACTTCAAGTGCAGTCACAGGAACAGTGCAAAAGTTCAGACTTAAACTCATGCTTTAAAACTCTGTTGGCTTAAGGATACCTGCATATGCACCCTGCCTGTACTTGCACATTAAAGGCTGTTAAGTCTTAGTGCTTTACTGATACATaacaaagaaagaagataaaacaATTTACCTTTTCCTGCCCAACACAGTTGCACCGGTCCAGCACTACAATACTGGGCCAGTTATAAGTTGGTATAAGACAAATTTTCTTATCCTTGGTTCCTTCCTGTCGAGACACTTTTGTGAGGAGGTAGAAGTCCCTcctattcttttctctctttccacagTTCCTGTCTGTAGTTTAGAACATCTGCCTATTTTCTCTCTCAGATAGTTTTCCTGATTCTCTGTGTATATCCAGCTAGATGGACTTGCAACATCAGATTTCCTTCCTCTTGTTGTTGCTGTCAAAGTCAAGAACAAAAACTTTCTGATATCAAGATTATTGTTATACATTATTATACATCTGACCTTTGAAATATACATTCTCTATAACCACCATCTCTTACTTTGTGCAAAGTTCATCTGTTATCTAAATAAATGTCAAATTTGGGATCTTGTTAAGCCTTTAGCCTCAATAACAGTAACTCTGAATTCTGGAGTTTACTCAAACACTGTAAGAGTAACATTTATTTCATTGATTTTGACTATCCAACCTTTAAAATTTCATAGAATATATTTGTTCCTGTGTTATGAGAAAAGAGTAACAAGCCCACAATTTTTACATCCCAAGACCACTCATTATTTTGTATTCTTTCTTTGGGTcaccatttatttatttcctttccaagcAAGTTTCTTCATAGGAGCATACTCCTGTGTTCTTgatttttattgctcttttatGAGTCCTTCTCCAGTTTCATAATAGTTTAGTTGGTTAGCTTTTGAGGCTGGGAAATCATGAAATCAGCGCCTGTAGCTTCTCAcacaaatacttttgaaaatatggaaagaaaatctaaaagCAAGCAGAACGTATTAAATCCCCTGTTTGGGATGTCGAATGACAGCCATTTTTGTAGAGGTGCTTTTGCTGTTTTCATATAATCAACAGAATACCCACTCTCACTGGCCACTTGCACCAACTTGCTAAGGTTAGTGAAGCTCCCGTCAGCTAATGATGCAAATGCCAATCTTCTTCCCAAGATTCCTGGGAAACACCGTCCTTCATGCCATAATGACAGCTGATGATTCAGAGGAGAATGCAGTATCTTTGATGAAAATGCATGAGAGCAATTTGAAAGACTAAAAGAAACAGCTCAAAACTGGAAAATCTGCACTAAAAAGGGCTCTCTCCCTTACAGCAAGCTCTGAACTGTGGGAAAGTCTCAagttatttcctcttttttaaaaaacaactatGCGAAGTGTTTCTCATACTTCATGAGACAGCCTACATGGAAATATTTAGCCAGATAAATTTAAACCAAGTACTAAATAGCCATTTTCTTGCAGATTAATATTAAAGATAACCATGTAGACATGAGTTTAAACAACAAACAGTTTATTTAGCATACTTAATGAATCCTTCCACACAGTAATCTCCTAAGTCCTTTGACCTTTTTCCATAAATGCCTGTTCTTATGAATGAGGTGCTCTAATTCTGTGCTTGTAAGTACCAACACAGGCAACTAGAATAATcttctaaaaacaaaatacaattaCACTGACTTTGGAAGTGACTCCTTCAATGCCTCAGAGTCTTCTGGCTCATAATAAGGTTCCAAAATGGGTTTTAATTTGACTTCTTCTGGTAATTTTTGTGTCTCTTCTCTCCTGCTTCCATCCCTTAAAAGCGGAACCaatgttttccagtttttccCTGAAactaaaaaggaaaggaatggttgattttttcccctccacagaaacagaagaaagtatACCAGTGGTTTGAATAGGAAgctgatgaaaaaagaaagaagcaggaagaaagggctctatgggtttttttttcccccatattgtCCCACAAGTTTTCCATATCTGAgccagcaagcacagcagagattGATTTTAGGGTTGAACAATTCTGTGCTAGGTGCTGAGCTCCCAAACTAAAGAGTCTGGGGCCTCCAAGGTAGCTTCTTAGATATCTGGCTGCCTTTATACACTGCTTTACTCCTCAGGATTTACTCTTATCTGCCTTCCAAAATCTACAATCAGAATAAAGAATCCATGAGGCTTTTATTCCAAATAGAACTGCTAAGTGAATAATGAGTCCACTTAGTCCTTTACATTTTGCATTGATCAAAAAAGCCATTAACTTAGCTACAGCCATCATCACTAGTTAAACTGACTGCCCTCTAAAAATTAATCTGTGCTGCTTCCGTCATCAGTGTGTAGTCCATTCCAGGATCTATGTCCCTGAAACCCTCACCTCGACCAGCCTTAATAGAGCAGCTGGGATTTCTTTTGAGGTCCCCAGAGCACCCAGGGTCTTCGTTGATTATGCCCAGATTAGTATTCCACGTTGACCAGTTCACTTCATCAACTCTGGGGAGAGAATGACAAAAGCAATATGTGTTCTAAGGATCAACAGACAACTTCAGGATGAGTTTATATCTCATATTGCCACCTCTCAGGCTTCAAATCTGACCAAGGAAACAAACTAAGCTGACTACAGCAGACAGTGTCTACACATCACTGTTCAGAGGAGCGCCCCAAAGGAAAAGTTCTGCTTCCCATTACCATTTTCAAATACTTCAGTGTTGTTTGTCTGTAAAAGATTGTTCATTTGCCATACAAACAGATTACCTAAAGCACCATCTGTAATCATCTTGGCCATCAGGCGTGATCCCCACCAAAACTCGCTTCCCAGATCGGAACGAGCGCCTCAAACAGTTCAAGTAGCTGTTTTCAATATCCAAGATTGTAATGGCTCTCTACCAGGTAAAAGAAAGAGCAGCACTGAGAAGTTGCTGTTTCAAGTCATACAAATCCTGAATTCTGCCTTTATAAAAGAAACCTTCAGCTTTTATCATTATCATCATCTTAGAGCAAGCATCATATCCATCACTAAATCATTACCTCTACAAACGTGCCATTTAAAATGTTGAATTATTGCCCTGTGGTTAGAACTATGAAGTTCCCTTTCTTACCCAAAACAAAAGCTGATATGGCTTTGTATGAGACtctggaaagattttcttttttttccccctatataaTCCCTGTCTTCATACTCTGATCAGGATTTTCCATCATCAAAAGCCCAAATAACTCTGTCTAATTACAAAAGTACTTCTCTTCTTAAATTCTGAACATCTGTGGAACACTAGGAACATCTGCTCAGGCAAAACATTAAACATGCATGGAAAAGGAaccagtttactttttttttttttttttttttttttttttttggatctgtTTAGGTGAATCAGAAATAAGGAGAAACCTGTTATTTAGAAATAAGCCAGTTCCTACAAATTCTCTGTGAAATTTCTTATCATTCCCCACTCCCTATTTCTAGGATAGCGCCTCACGGAACCAAAATACCTGGAGTTTCCAGATGCTCTTGCTCTCCTGTGCAATTTTGCTCACAGTTTCCCCCATCAGTGCAATGAGCATGTTGAGCAGGAGGATGTATGTAAGGATGACATAGAGAACCAAAAGGATGACAAACACAGACTTGAACCTGTAGTTCTCAGTGAACTCCAGGTCCCCCATCCCAATAGTGAACTTGAAAAGCTCCAAGCAGGTATAATACAGACTATTATAGGATGTGCGGCCTCGTTTCAGATGGCAACACCGGGTAGAGTCAGAGCTATTGGTATCTTGTCCCTCATTGTCATCTTCAATTAAAGtcaccacagctgttgcaaaaaAGGAACCATATAGGCAAGATGAAAACACAATCTGACATCATAATTCTACTGCAATGAAAACAAGCATCAAGGCATAAGGTAAGACAGAATATCTTTATGGGTCATTGTCCCCAGTTATAGTTACAAAATTCCTCTATAAGATATTCCCCACAGCTGATACCCTCTCAGAATGTGTTGTCTCAGTTTTCTCTGTATAGAACAAGATGAGTGTTTTTTTCATTCAGCTTTGCTAAGCAGCTTGAGGTCTGAGGATAAAAGCGCTACAGAACTGCTGTACATTGTTATTCTGAAGACATTTTTGTAATGAGGTTAATTGGTTAGTTTTtagttgaaaacaaaaaaatctaagtCACTTGACAATATAACTTTCTGCAACTTTAAGATAACAAAAAGTAACTCCAAGTATGGTATTACCTGTGGAAAATCCCAAGAGGAATACTAGGTAGACAAACATGAAGCGACATAAATCTCTGAGGATCATCTGCAACATGGAAACAGAACATTTTTATATTCCCCAAACTTGAATATAAACTGCAACAAATATatgcagaaaatactgcttcAGCTCAAGAAGGCATTTGCTGTGAACTTGCTGTTCGTCCATTAAACTGTTGTTTATCCAGATGAGGCTAatacagaaagtatttttctccaTTATTCATGCAACACTttacacacatatgcatgccAAATAGTTTCATCTTTGTGAATATAAACCACATTAAGACAGTTGTCTCTTTGTTCCTCTCTTGGGCTAGTTGGTTAAATCCTACATAGAGTTTTATTAGTCTGCTACTGCCTCTTAGCTAATTGCTCTGTTTTGTAATGTTCTAAATATTCCTAAGGAAACTTCCAGCTGGTAGAAAGCTGTGCTATTTCATGCTAGACAAAATCTGCACTGTTCTCAGTCTTCTTACATCCATTTCTACCCAAATGTAGAGTTATTTTGAAGCATCGCAGGTAATACAGTGTATCAGGACTGTTATAAAGTGCATGGATGAGAAACAGGTGTTTTTTGTACATGACAAAATGTGACCTCTTTGATCAGAAAATAATGGCTGAGTGTAGTTGACTGATATGAGCCTTCCTAACAGCATCCTGGAGGTATATATTGCCACTTCTCTCCTGAGGCTGTTGGCAAGAGTTTCCTGACCTGAGCACTCAGCTGGCCTCACTACCCACTCACTGGACTGACCTTTGCAATCATGACAGAGTAAATGCCCATCTGCTGGAAGCCACGGGTGTAGTACAGCATGTTAGCCCAGCCCAGAGCCAAGGAGAAGACCACGGAGGCCACGTAGAGTTCCTGGCCACAGAAGTACAGCACCACAGAGCTCAGGAGGAGCAGGGAGTGAACAAAGCTGAAAGACAGGCGCAGTCTGAATGCAGAGTGCTGAGTCAGCCACAGGTGGTGTGAATGGAGTACCATGTGCATGCAGCAGAATCAGGGATTCTCCAAAGCACACTTGGAGCCTTGGCAGACaattcctctcttcccttcacTCTTTCCCTTCTAGAAATCCTACAGTTTCTTTTGCAAACTCCTCAGTTTCCCGCATACAAATTTCTGTAGTCTCATTCTTGTTCTTCCTTGTGACTGGAGGGAAGCCAATTCCCTGAAGACACACTCATTTCTTTCACACTCCCTTTCTTTCCATGGACCACTGTACCATCCCATGAAGTTGCCCTGTTTAGTTGCCATCTAGCTGGGAAGGCAAAGGGTTTAAATTACAGAGAGGCAAAGCTCCCTCTAGGAATAGGAGGACTCCTGCACATCCAGTGCTCACACTGGATTGCAAGTCAGTTAAGATGGAGAtctattcccagctctgctgcatgaCCCAGTTACTGAACTTCTCAGCACTTCATTTGCTTTACCTCCAAAGGACGTTACTGATCCACACCCACTTTTTCGAGTGCTACGACATCCACTGCCAAGTGTTTTGTAAGAGCCCAGGAAATTATAGCAAAGCTTCTACCTGTTAGAACTGGCTTCAGCCAAAGCTACGGGTATCACACACTCCTCTGTTTCATGCTGAAATGTGATCAAAAATATTGGAGCTTACAAAAGAACCTCACTGTAGCTGTCAACTATCAGCGTCTTGAATGATGGGCGCCTCTGCACGAAATActgtatctgaaaaaaaatggGAATGAATACCAAATTTGCATCCTAGGAGGGAGTAAATATCCCATGTGAATGCACCAGCAAGACCCTGGACTGGGTACCTATACAGTATTTCACAAGAATAGCTGAAGAATGACACTGGTGCAATGTCCACTGAGGACTCTTGATAGCACTAGGTCTCTCGGACACCTGGGGCCTCTTTTGAAGGCAGCAACCTGTTCAGTCAGTGGACCCATCAGAGAACCCATGATCTCACCATATTCACTGTACACTCTTCACTGGCTGCCAAGAGAAAGCAAGCTGACCTTAAGCTAAGATAGGTAATCTTGAATGTAGACCTAGCTATTTGTAATGTGCCATTCTTAAGCTTTGGCCAGACTGATATCTACCCAGATGCCTCCTTGACTTCTCAGGGTCTTCTTTTTCATCCAATAGGTAAAACTGTACCTGAGAGCTTATTAGTAATCTGAAAGCTCCTGctaagacaaaggaaaaaaattgtagctTTTGACTAAGATGTGGATTATCCTAGCAATCTTTTCTAATGAAAGGGAAAGGTGATTTTGGGTCTCACCTACACCTATCCAAACAGCACAAAGGAAAAGTTTCAAATATCTTAcccctctgaaaaaaaaatagagaccTCCCAGTACACTCAGGATCTCTCCAGTCACTCGAAAATATTCCCCAGTGCTGTGACCaaatctgaagggaggctgtgtaAGACAGGAACATAGAGATGttcagcagagctggagataggAAAGACCTGTCCTTGCCAGCAGCTGAAAGCAACTACATTTCCTGAGGAATAGGTTAAGTTTCTAAATGTGCTGCAgaaagggagcagggctgggaagcaAGCAGGGTAAAAATCTCCCTCCTACCTTTAGGAAAGAAGCAAAACTGACATTGGGGGCACACAATCAAATGGGAGGCAGATCTGGGATATCATACACTGGATGGTTCCCCTGATATGCGAGAGGAGTGACATACCTTTCCCTCCTTCTGCACAGGTCTGTAGTAGGCAGCTGTAGTGAGGATGATGATGTGTATGGCATAGACAAAGAAGttgaagtaaaataaatgtttgacaAACCGGTCCCACTTGTCTTGCAGCAGCCTGTTGAGGGGTTCCACCAGCAGCATCTCATGCCGGTTCTGTTTGGAATGACAAAGAGGAGAACCTTGACAAGATCAGTATCTACTGGGCTTTGAAAACAGCAAATGATATTCATCTTCAGCAAATGTTCCCTCTAATACCTTTCAACTCAGGAAATGAGATTGCTGTTTTATAGAAATGAGGCAAATTGACTTGTCCACACAGGTATGCTGAGTTGGGAGCAGAGCTAGGGACAGCTGGAACAGTTCCAGCTACCCAGTCTCCTGCTCTAGCCACTAGAAGCTCTtcacaggaggaggaggcaggaaagaggaagaaatggcaGGGAGTGACACAGACCCCAGAGAAGGATGGCAAGAGTCTGCAACCCTCCTGTGCATAACCAGCATAACTCCAAATCCCTTGGAGGGAGTATTCCTGGGGGAATACAGACTGCACTGAGTGACATTAGCATACCACACACTCTGCCAGAAAGGGAAGATCTTCAAAAAGATGCATCATGTGGAATACAGAGCTCTTCCCTAGCAGTCCCCCAACCCATGAAGAAAATGCCAAGGAGATGCATACTCACTGGTGTTTCACTGCTGTAGGCAATGATCTCAAGCACTGAATTTTTCTCACATGTGTCTATACAAGACAGGTCATAAAGAGATGAGTGGACAGGTCCGTAGGCCCATTCAGTGAACTTTCTAGACAAGTGTCTGCACTCAGGATCTTTGATCTCTCGTCTGAGGATGTAAGCGAAAATCTAATTGCAAAAGAATAATACAACCAACATTTCAGTGCTAATGGAGTTTAAGTTCTTCAGTATCTCCATGAGAGGGCAGGGCTAATTTCTCCCTAGTTTAACTGTGCTGAAGTCAACTTACTGGAGGACTGCAGAGACCAAAGGCTGAACTAAACAATATCAATTTTCTCATTGGTTTCTGGGGCACGAAAAACAAGAATATGGCAGGAAGCCCATCTCTTTGCTCTCTGCCACTTATATTGTGCCACTATATCCGTTTCAGAAcggaaagagaaatgcagagataTTAGTCACGCATCTCTCGGTTTGCGCTTATGGTGAACAGGAATTGTCAGAAGGCAAGTTTTACCAGCCAGTCAAAAGTACAATGCCTTTAGTAGCTCAGATAACAGCCAAGACCTGCTTTCTGCTTCCACCTTGGTTGGCACACGTGTACCGGTGGTACATGCACAATGCCAGCTGGGCCTCCACAGACACACACTTCATAGCCTTCAGGACTCTGCAGTTCCGCATGTGAAACTGCAGCATCAATTCCTATGAACTAAAAGGCCCATGCAACAAGCAGTCATAAAATCTGTCCTACATAAATGTTTTACAGGTACTCTATAATTTGATGCAGCGTTGGGACAGTGATACACACGTGCCCACCTACCCCTATCTTTCCTGTTTTGGCTGCCAGAGTTAACGGTGTCAGCCCTTTCTTGTTGGTGAGTTCTTCTAGCTTCAAGATCGGGTTAATTTTGGCACCAAAGATCAGTATGTTATTGTACATCTTGGTAACAAACTTGGTGTTATCCTTAGTGTTATCCGCGATCTCCACCAGCGTGTGCAGGACTGTATTGCCCATGGAGTCCTCAGCAGTGATGCTGGCTGCCTGGTAGGGGTTCTCAAGGAGGAATTTCACAATGCAGAGCTGGTTGGTGCAGGCAGCCAGGGACAGAGGCAGCTCCCCTATGGGTAAGCAATGGGAATGAATGGTCAGAAAGCCCAGCACACGTGCAAGCATTACTTCACATGCATAAATGAAAAGGAGACCATGCTGTTTTCATCTTCCACCAGCAGGAGAAAGAGGTGAGTTTTTCTGTCTGATACAGCACCAGCTCTTGAGATAGCTGTTAGAATTGCATTTTATTTGGTTTAACTGAAACTTAAGCACCACGGAATCATGGCTGCCTATAAAAGCACTAAAAGGAGGGCGTGCAGAAGGttacaacctttcaaagatgatggaccTCAGTAAACAAACGGATGTAGGCAGCAAGCTGACACTAAACAGCTGTGTAAACCCCACAGGTTTCTTTATAATTGTAGCTTTTATGAGTAAGTATTTGGACTAAGTAGTGGATTAGCCCACTTGGTACCTGTGGGTTTCCACTCCCACATAAACAGTATTATCTGAATAGCTTTGCACCGAGGATAATGATATGGATAACTCAATCAATAAAGCACATACTGTGCTCAATCCTACCGAAATAAAAGCCAGGTTTCCCTTTGATTTTCCTGAAAAACTCCCCACAGGCTCTTGCATGAACATCTGCTCCATTCTGGACCAAGAGCTTCACCAGGTACATGTTCCTTCGTTCAATAGCAATGTGAAGTGCAGTCTGGCCTACAGAGACACTCATCAGACACAGAAATCTATAACACGTAACGCAGACTGACAGCTTTCAGGCACAATTCATTCAGCTCCTTGTAAGAGGGTGGAACTGAGAGCTCTGCACACTGAAAAGTTCTAAAATTAAACAAGTCAGATGGCACAGACAGCAAATGCAAGTTCCCCAAACCTGCTGATAAATCAGCATGTATCAGAAAGGGCACAATATTGCACCTGTCTAACCAAATACTGCCCTGCCATGAACGCATTGACTGTTAATCAGATGTTGGCACTTTGGGATGCT
Protein-coding sequences here:
- the TRPV1 gene encoding transient receptor potential cation channel subfamily V member 1, with amino-acid sequence MSSILGKMKKFGSSDVEESEVADEHTDGEDSLLETPDSLQGTPNTKVQPPKSNIFARRGRFVMGDSDKDMAPMDSLYQMDQLMAPSVVKFHVNLERGKLHKLLSTDSITGCSEKAFKFYDRRRIFDAVAQGNTSDLDDLLIYLNRTLKHLTDDEFKEPETGKTCLLKAMLNLHDGKNDTIPLLLEIAKKTGTLKEFVNAEYTDNYYKGQTALHIAIERRNMYLVKLLVQNGADVHARACGEFFRKIKGKPGFYFGELPLSLAACTNQLCIVKFLLENPYQAASITAEDSMGNTVLHTLVEIADNTKDNTKFVTKMYNNILIFGAKINPILKLEELTNKKGLTPLTLAAKTGKIGIFAYILRREIKDPECRHLSRKFTEWAYGPVHSSLYDLSCIDTCEKNSVLEIIAYSSETPNRHEMLLVEPLNRLLQDKWDRFVKHLFYFNFFVYAIHIIILTTAAYYRPVQKEGKPPFRFGHSTGEYFRVTGEILSVLGGLYFFFRGIQYFVQRRPSFKTLIVDSYSEVLFFVHSLLLLSSVVLYFCGQELYVASVVFSLALGWANMLYYTRGFQQMGIYSVMIAKMILRDLCRFMFVYLVFLLGFSTAVVTLIEDDNEGQDTNSSDSTRCCHLKRGRTSYNSLYYTCLELFKFTIGMGDLEFTENYRFKSVFVILLVLYVILTYILLLNMLIALMGETVSKIAQESKSIWKLQRAITILDIENSYLNCLRRSFRSGKRVLVGITPDGQDDYRWCFRVDEVNWSTWNTNLGIINEDPGCSGDLKRNPSCSIKAGRVSGKNWKTLVPLLRDGSRREETQKLPEEVKLKPILEPYYEPEDSEALKESLPKSV